DNA sequence from the Streptomyces sp. CA-210063 genome:
TCGCCGCGTCGACGACGTCCACCACCTTCGCAAGCAGTTTCGCAGTATCCGCGTTCCCCGACGCACTCGCGAGCTGAACGGCCCGTCCCAGCTTGGCCGTTGCTCCGTCGAAATCACCGGATTTACGGGCATCGAGTCCCTGTTGGATGACTTGTGCCAGTTCGGCCTGGCCCGTGTAGTGCGCGACCTGGGGGTTGATCGACGTGGACGCGACCATGTCGTCGGTCCACACGGCCTTCACCAGCCCCTGGGCGCCGAGGTTCTGGGCCGTGCCGTCGGGCTGCGGGATGACCAACGAGACACGGGCGGCCAGCATCTCCTGGCCGAGGGTCGCGGCCGGGACCTCGACACACACGTGGTAGTCACGGGACTCGTCTCCCCACGAGCCGGTCGGGTAGTCGCCGGCGCGCGGCCCCGCCTCGCTGCGACGTTCGGTCAACTCCTCGACCGTGGGCGCCACTTGCTTCACGAACTTGATCTGCGTGCCGACCGGCGTCCACAGTCGCAGGGCGACGTCCGCGACCTCCTTGCCCATGGCCGCCTCCATCATCTGCGTGAAGTCGGCGGACAGGGCCGCCGGGTCGGCGACGATGTCGGCGGTGCCGAGCAGCGCGGACGCGATCCCGGTGACCTCCTTGACCTCCCAGTCGGTCCCGACTCCACGCGCGTCACAGGTGAACCGTCCGGCACAGGCGTCCAGCGCGGCCTTCAGGTCCTCGGGCGACTCGTGTTCGTTGCGGCCGTCGGTGAGCAGGATGCCGTGGCGGATGGCGACATCGGCCGAGGCGAGCAGCCGGTCGGCGAGCTTCAGCCAGGTGCCGATCGCGGTGCCGCCGCCCGCGCTGAGCCTGCGCAGCGCCTGCTTGGCCTGGTCCCGGGTGGCGGAGTCGGCGACCGCGAGCCGCCCGCCACCGGGGTAGACCTCCCGGGCCACATGGGTGCCGTCGATCACCGCGAAGTGGACGCCGTCCCGCAGGGTGTCGATCGCGGCGGCCGTGGCGTCCCGGGCGTTGCGCATCTTGGTCGGCGGGTAGTCCATCGACCCCGAGCAGTCGACCATGATCGCCACGGCGGCGGACGGGCCCTGGCCGGGCGAGTAGAGGTGCGGCGCGGCGACCGCGCTGCCGATGGTGCCCCCGCCGGTCGCGCTGACCGTCACGATGGCGTTGACCTCGCGGCCGCCTTCCGGCAGGTACTCGTTCTGGTACACCTCGACCGAGAACTGCGGCACGTTCGACTTCGAGAAATTGGCCATGCCTACTCAGATCCCCCTAGCGGCCCCACAGCACGTGGGGTGATGACTGTGCGTGCCCGTGACCGGACCGGTCCCCTCCGGTCCGTCGGCCGTTCCCGTCCGGCCGCCGAGGCGCCCGCGAGCACCCCGCCCGCGAGCACCCTCAGGCCGATCCTGCCCCCTGAGGAGGGGCAGGGAACGGCAGGACGGCCACTGTTACGTTGTCGTGGCCCCCTCCGTCGAGCGCGCGGCCGACCAGAACCTGCGCGCAGTGCAGTGGTCGCCCGGCCGCGTCCAGGGGCACGGCCCCGGCCATCTCGTCGGCGGCCTCCGCGTAGTTCCACAGTCCGTCGGTGCACACCACCACCACACCCGGCCGGTCCGGCTTGAAGGAAGCGGTGTGCGGCTCCAGTTCGTACGCGTCCGCGCCGAGCCAGCCGGTGATCGCGTGGGCGCGCTCGTCGGCGTACGCCTCGGCCTCGTTCATCAGTCCCGCGGCTACCATCTGCGCCGCCCACGAGTCGTCCTCGGTGAGCCGGGCCGGGGGTGCGCTGCGGTCCACAGGGACCCAGTAGGCCCGGCTGTCGCCGACCCAGCCGACGACGAGCAGGCTCGGGGTGACGATCGAGCCGACGATGGTGCACGCCGGCGCGTTCTGGTGCGGGGCGTGCTCCTGCGCCGTCTCCGGCTCCTCCGCCAGGGCGTTGACGGCGTGGGAAGCGGCGACGATCGCGTCGTGCATGGCCTGCTGCGGGTGGGTGCCGCGCGGCAGGGAGTCCAGGAGCGTTCCGTTGGCGGCGCGGGCCGCGGCGAGCGAGGCGTCGTCGGGGCGGGTCGCGGAGGACACGCCGTCGCAGACGATCGCCACGACCGCGGGGGAGCCGTCGGGCAGCGCGGTCGAGGAGATCGCGAACGAGTCCTCGTTGCGGTGGTGGCGCAGGCCCCGGTCGCTGACCGCGGCGACCGCGCCCAACTCCAGTTCCATGTGGTCGCGTTCCCGCGGCTGGGCGTGCCCGCAGTTCTCGCAGTAGCCGTCCCGGTCGACATGGCCCGCGCGGCAGGCCACGCACACCTTCGTGCCGGCCGGCGGCGTGGCCAGGTCGGTGGTGCGCGGGTCCGGCGGCTGGGGCGCGGCCAGCGGGTACTCGTCGGGCTCGCGGGTCCGGTCGAATCGCACGCCTCGCCCCGGACCGGGCAGGTCGCCGCCGCCCGAGTCGGTGCCCTGGATGTCGGTGGGACGGACCACCGGCGGGGGCGTGTCGGAGCTGGGCTCGGAGGCGACGGGCCAGGCCACGGACGCGGTCTCGTCGGGCGGGTCGCCCGCCGTCCCGTTCATCGTGATGGTCGGCTGGTCCGCCGCCGGCGGCGCGGGCAGCGCCGAGAGGTCATGGCCGCACGCACCGCAGAAGCGGTCGTCCGATGCGAGGGGCCACTCGCAGATCGGGCACTTCGTCAGCGCGGTCGGCTGGGGCATCTGCGACATGAACTACACCCACGTCCGGGGGCGGTAACGGTTGGCACGTTCCACCAGGTCGATCCTCTCCTCGCCGCCTCGGGCGAGCCGGGCCAGTGTGCGGTACGACCGCTCCAGTCCGAAGCGGAGGCCGCGCTCGTCCAGCGCGCTGCCGAGCAGCACCCGCCCGCCGGCCGGGGGCGCGGCACCCTGGCCCCCGGAGAGTACCCAGTCCAGGGCGCAGCCAAGGACCTCTGTGGACAACTGCTCGCGGCGCACCGCGTCCAGACCGTACCCGTCGAGCGCCTCGACCTGCCCGGCGGCCGCGGTCAGGTCGTCCAGGAACGGCGCGTCCGGCACGGCACCGGGCGCGGCCTGCGTACGGTGTCTGAGCCGCGCCCGTACGGCGGCGACCCGGGCGGCGGTGTAGTGGATGGACGCCTCCGGTACGGACTCCAGGGTGCGCACGGCGTTCTGCCGGTCCCCGGCGGTCAGCCGCACCCGGGCGAGCCCGAACGCGGCGCTGACGAAGCTGGGGTCGGTCGTCCACACCAGGCGGTAGTACTCGGCGGCGTTGTCGAGCTGCCCGAGTACCTCGGCGCACAGGCCGAGGGCCAGCTTGGGGGCCGGCTCGCCCGGGAAGGCGTCGTAGATCGCGTCGAAGGACAGCGCGGCGTTCTCGTGGTCGCCGGTGGCGAGCGCGGCGACGCCCCGGTACCAGACGACCCGCCAGTCGTCGGGGTGGTCCCGCTCCAGGGCGTCCAGCGTGGCCAGGGCGATGGTGAACTCGCTCATCTCCAGCCGGGCCCGCAGCTCCCGCAGCCGCAGCTCCAGGGAGCCGCTGGGCGCCGCGTGCAGCGCCGTGATCAGCTCGGTGGGTGCGGAGGCGATGAGCCCCGCCAGGAACCCGGCGTTCGGATCCCCGGGGTCCACGCGTGGGACGGGCAGCGCCAGGGCCGCGGCGGCGGTGTCCAGCTCCTTGGTGAGCCTCGCGGGGGAGGGCGCACCGACGGTGAGCGGCGCGGGCGTGGCGGAAGGTGAACCACCGTTCTTGACGGCCGCCTTGTCGCGGCGCGTCCCCAGCCGGGACACATCCCCGTCCAGCTCCGCGAACAACTCCGTGTCCGTGACCTTCACTTCGGGCCCGAAGATCGTCGACAGCGCGGGCCGCGCCCGGCCCGTCTGGAGGGAGACGACCTCCCGCAGCACACCCGTCAGCTGCTCCGACATCTCCTGCGCGGAGGCGAACCGGCGGGCCGGGTCGGGGTCGGTGGCACGTACCAGCAGGCGGTAGAAGGACTCGTACTGGCGGAAGACCTCGATGTTGTCGGGGTCGGGCAGGGAGTCCACGAAGACGTTCGTGTAGCCCTGGAAGTCGAAGGTGAGGACCGCGAGCGTACGGGCGACCGTGTACAGGTCGGAGGCCACCGACGGGCCGACGTCGGCGACTTCGGGGGCCTGGTAGCCGACCGTGCCGTAGATGGCCGACTCGTCGTCGTCCATCCTGCGCACCGCGCCCATGTCGATCAGCTTGAGCTGGTCCTCGGTCTGGATCGCGTTGTCGACCTTGAAGTCGCAGTACAGCAGGTTGCGGCTGTGGAGATGGCCGAGGGCCTCCAGGGCCTCGATGCCGTACGCGCACGCCTGCTCGACCGGCAGCGGATCGCGGCGGCCGTCCGTGGTGCGGCGGCCGTTGGCGATCTCCTTCAGCGACTTGCCGCCGACGTACTCCATGACGATGTACCCGTCCAGCGAACCGGTGCGCTGGTCGAGGTGCTCGACGAAGTTGTAGATGCGGACGATGTTGGAGTGCTCGATCTCGGCGAGGAAGCGGCGCTCGGAGATCGCGGCGGCCATCGCGTCCTGGTCGCCCGTGTCGAGGAGGCCCTTCAGCACGACCCAGCGGTCCGAGACCGCCCGGTCTATGGCCAGATAGATCCAGCCCAGGCCGCCGTGCGCGAGACAGCCCACGACCTCGTACTGGCCGCGCACGATGTCGCCCGAGTGCAGCTTCGGCACGAACGAGTACGGGTGGCCGCACTTGGTGCAGAAACCCTCCGTGCGCCCCGGCCGTTCACCGCGCGCCCGCCCGACCGGCGCCCCGCAGTCGGAGCGCGAGCAGAACCGCTTCCGCTCGGGCACCTCGGCGGTCTCCAGGACCATCGAGCGTGGGTCCGGGCGCGGCACGTCCGGCACCTGGACGAGACCGACGCCGAGCCGCGCCCGCCCCGAGGAGCCGGCGGTCTTGCCGGAGCTGCGCACCGACACCGAGCGGCCCGTCGACTTGCCCGACAGGGCGCGCGAGAGCCGGCCCGAGACCGAGCGCCGGGACTGCGAGGAGCGCGCGGACGCCCGCGAGGAGCGTGAACTGCTGGAACCGGAGCCGCGCGAGCCCCTGCCGCCCCCGGTGATGCCGGTGGGCGGGGAGGAGACCATGCCGCCGGCCGAGACGACCGGAGCCAGACCGCAGGTGTCGCAGTACAGCTCGCCGCCGCCCACGTCCTCGTACGATCCCGAGCAACCGGGCCGCTGGCACGACTGCTGCCGGCTCTCTTCGCCTGTCCGGCTTTCCTCCGTCTGACTCACGATTCCTCCTTCCTCCGGTCCTGGGGCACGCGCGGGACCGAGGTGCCCAGCAGTTCGGCCGCCGCGTGCTGGTAGCGCAGCACCGCCTGCTCCGCGACGCGCAGATCGCAGGGGGCGCTCCACAGCATGCGGCGCGCGGCGTCGTAGCGCTCGACCAGCAGCGAGTCCTCCGCGAAGCCGTGCCGGGCGACCTTCGCCTTGTACGCGTCGAGCCGGCCGCGCAGCTCCGCGCGGACCGCCAGCGGAGCCGTGACCGCCGTCAACGACTCGCGGGCGCGCAGCAGTTCGTCGTCGGCCTTCTGCTCCAGGGACTCCAGGAGCGGGGACAGCCGGTGCCACTGCGCGTGTCTGCGGTACTCGGCCGCCATCGCCAGCTGCTCCTGGAGGACCGTCGGCGGGCCGCTCACCACGGGCACCTCGGTCGCCGCGATCTTCGCCAGCACCTCACCGCGCGCGCTGCGCGCCTCGGCGAGCGTGCGGTCGGCGCGGCTGAGCACGTCCCGCAGCTTCAGCAGCCGCGACTCCGCGTCCTGCCGGACCGTCAGCACGGCGTCGATCTCCCGCCGTACGTCCTCCAGGGCGCGCGCCTCACGGTCGTACGTCGAGGTGTCCGGGCGGCCGCCGCCGGGCGCCGAACTGCCCGGCGCGGGGACCCAGAAGGCCAGCGGATCGGAGATGACCTGCTCGCGGAGCCTGGTCAGGGTGCGGGTGATGCGCTCCAGGTCGTCGCCGGCCGGGTGCTCGCCGGGGCGTACGCCGACGGAGTGCGCGAGCTGGCGGGTGCGCTGGAGCTCGGCGGACAGCAGATCGATCCTGGCGGGCAGCGCGGACCACACCGCGTCGGCGGCCACGACCATGTCCAGCGAGGACGCGTACAGGTCGTTCATCCGGTCCACGAGGGTGACCAGCGAGAACTGCTCGCTGAGCCGGCTCGCGCCCTGCAGCGTCGGCGCGTTCGCCATCGCCGTGGCGCTGCCGGCGACCGTGACGGCCTCGCCGCGCAGCAGTTCGGTCAGCTCCACGAGGTCCTCACGGCTGGACCAGCGGCGCCGCGAACGGATCTCGCGGGCGGAGTGCAGCGCGTCCGTGTACGCGTCGAAGTACGCCCACAGCAGCGTGATCGACGCGTCCGCGGTGGTCCAGCGCTCCTTGGTGACGCCGGTCAGCTCGGCGCCTTCGAGCAGCCTGCGGCCCGCGTGGTCCTGCAGGGCGAGCAGCGAGGTCTCGATGGCCTCGTGCTCCGCGCCGAGCCGCGCGAGCGCACGGTCCACCTCGTCCCGGTCCATCACCGGCCCGGTGGATCCCGCGACGCCCATCGATCACCTCTCGCTGCTGTCGGTGTCGGTCATTGGATGTTCGGCCGGTCGCCTTCAGTCCCCGTACTGGGGCGCCGGCGGTCGGGAGTTCGTCGAGTCGGCGCCCAGCGTCGCGGACAGCCACCGGGTGTACGAGTCCTGCCAGCCGTCCTTGAGATAGTCCACCAGCACCTGGTTGACCCGGCGTACCAGATCCTTCGCGTCCAGGTTCATCGCCACGCCGTAGTACTCGGTGGTGAACGGCTCGCCCTTCAACTCGACCGTCGGGTCCTGTGCCGCCTGGCTCGCGGCGAGCGCGCCGTCGGTCACCACCGCGTCGACCTCGCCCAGCTGGAGCCTTACCAGGCAGTCGAGTTGGTTGGGCGGGTTGACGGAGGAGATGTCGGCGGAGGTGGGCAGCTTGCCGGACTGCTGGTCGGCGGTCAGGTTGTCCAGCGCGGTGGAACCGCTGGCCGAGCAGATCCGCTGGTCAGCCAGCGTCTTGTCGTAGCCCTCGATCGTCGAGGACTTGGGGGCCAGGACCTGCTGTCCGGTCTTGAAGTAGGGCTGGGAGAAGGCGACTTCCTTCATTCGCTCGCAACTGATCGTCATGGTGCGGACCACCATGTCGACCTGCCCCGATTGGATGGCGGGGATGCGCTGGTTCGTGGGAATCGCCCTGAAGCGCACCTTGTTCGGATCGCCGAGGATCTCCTCGGCGATGTGGTGCGCGATGTCGATGTCGAAACCTTCCAGCTCGGCGCCCGCGGTCGTGTTGTTCGGGTCGCGGTAGCCCCAGCGGTAGCTGTTCTGGTCGACGCCGATGGTGAGGTAGCCCTTCTCCTTGATCTTCGTGATCGTCGTACCCGACTCGTCGGAGGAGGGCCTGAGGCTCTGGTTCTGCGGATCGGCCATGGTGTCGCACTCGTCCGCCCGCGCCTGGGTGCCCCGGGCGACGCCCCGGCCTCCGGTGCCCGTGGTGCCGTCGCCGCGTGTCCCGCTCACCGGCAGCACCAGGGCGAAGACCACGGTCAGGGCGCAGAGGACCGCCATCGCGCCCACGCCGCCCCAGCCCCGGAGGCCGGCCCGCAGGCGTCGTACCGCATGCATCGCTCCTCCTTCCACCGTGTCTCCTTCCGCCGCCGTCACCGGTACTCCGAAAGCCTGCGCCCGATGCCCAGCACCGCGCCCGCGGCGCCCAGCACGGCCAGGGCCGCGGCGCCCACCGGGAGCCCGATCATGGCGTTCCGGCCGCCCTGGGCCGCCAGCTCGAACTCGTTCTCCTCGTGCTTGCTCGCGTTGTCCAGGTTCTCGTCGACCTTGTCGAAGCACTCACCCGTCGGCTCGGCGCCCTGCGGGCATTCTGCCGTCGCCTCGCCGCCGATCACCTGGTCGAGGGCGCACTGGTAGTCGCCCGTCTCATCGGCGGCGCGGGCGCTCTCGTGCCGCTCCAGCCATACCTTCATATTGGCGACGGCGGCCTTCACGGGCTTCGCGCCACTGTCGTCGTCGGCGATCTTCTCGGCGGCGGCCAGCCGTGACTTGAGTTCCGTCATGTCGGTCGTGAAGGCGTGGTCGAACTCGTCCACGACCACCTCCGCGCCCTTGTCCTTGACCGTGACGGTCTGCGCGCCCCGGCTGATCAGCGTCAGGTTCTCGTTGCCGCGGGCGGTGAGGGAGGCGATGCGCGCGTCGTTCAGCACGGTCAGCGACCGCACGCCGCTGTCGTAGGAGTCGTTCAGGCCCGCGCGGGCGAGGGTGTGGCCGGCGGCCAGCCACAGCAGGACGACCGTGGAGGCGGCCGTCGCCGCGACCAGGCCGTGGTTCAACACCCGGTTCGTCCGCTGGTAGTTGCGCCGCTGGGCCCAGCCGAGGCCACCTATGGCGAGGACACCGAGAGCGATCGCGGCCCACGGATACGACGTGGCGTCGGCGTAGTCGTCACGCAGCCGCTGGTTCTCGTTGTCGTAGATCCTCTTGGCCTCCGGGAGCATGTCGTCCTGCATCTTGTCGTTCGCGTAGCGCAGGTAGGCGCCGCCCAGCGGGTAGCCCAGCCGGTTGTTGGCGCGGGCCCGCTCGACCAGGCCCTTGTACTCCGGCAGCAGGGCGTTCAGCTTGGCGACGCGCTCCTCGGAGTCGGAGCCGGACTCCGAGGCGGCGGCGGCGACGGCGAGATTGTCGGCGGCCTCCCGGATCTCCCGCTCGTATCTCTCGCGCGACTCCTTCGTCTCCTGGCCGCCCGCGAGGAAGCCGCTGGAGGCCGCGGTGTTGGCGTCGGCGAGGGAGCTGTAGATACGGGCCGCGGCGGAGCTGAGGGGCTGGCTGCCGTGCAACACGTCGTCGGCGGCGCTCGAACGGTCGTTCATCTGCCAGGCGGTGACGGAGCCGAACGCGACGACCAGGAGGGCGAGGACGGCGCCGATGATGCGCAGTCGGCCGGGCTCGGTCGTCGCGGCGGCGCGCAGCTGGTCGACGCCCTCCGCGAACGCCGTGCGGCGGGGCGGGCCGCCGTCCGGGGCCGGGGACGGCACGGGCGGCCGGGACGCGTGCGTGGCCTGTGGCGGCACGGCCGGGCCGGGGCCCGCGGGTGGTGCCGGCGGTGGCGCGCTGCCCTTCGGCGTGTATGTCACCTGACCTCCCCCTGGTCATCCGTCCATCACTTCCGCCCGCTCGCACGGACAGAGGTGCACGGCCGCAAGTATCGCCGTCGGGACTGACATCGCACAGGTCTTGACTCGATCTTGTTCCCCGATCGTGTCCGTACGTGCTGTGCTTGTCGAATTCCGGCGCAGCAGAAGGCTTCCCGCACCACCCCCTGCCCATGAATACGCGCTCCGGTGGGGTTCGGTTCCCTGGGGGTTCGAACGCGTTCGGGGGAGATTCGAGGGGTGGCGCGGGCCGCCGGGTCACCCTCTTTCGTACTGCGTGCGCACGCGCGCGTGCACGGTCCTCGGGGCGCCCACGTGGTCGAGTCCGAGCAGCGCCGCGCCCAGCACCGGGGCGGCCGTGACCACCCGGGGGACGGCCTTGGGCGCGGCGGCCGCCAACGCCTCGCGCACCGCCGCGTCGAGGAGGGGGTGCCGGGCGGCGAGGACACCGCCGCCGAGGAGGACGGGGGTCTCCTCACCGAGGAGGTCCAGGCGGGTCAGGGCAACCGTCGCCATGGCCACCACCTCCTCGGCCATGCGGTCCACGAGCGCGCGGGCCACCGGGTCGCCGGCGGTCGCCGTGGCGAAGAGGACCGGGGTGAGTTCATGGCGGCGGGCGGCCGGAACGTGCTCCAGGTGCAGGGCCTCGATCAGGGCGTACATGGAGTCCAGGCCGAAGTGCGCGGGCAGCGCGCGCGCCAGCGCGGTCGGGCCGCCCCGGCCGTCCTCCGCGCGGGCCGCGTGCCACATCGCCTCCTCGGCGAGGCCCCAACCGCCGCCCCAGTCACCGGAGATGCGCCCGAGCGCCGGGAATCGGGCGGTACGGCCGTCGGGGCGCATGCCGACGCAGTTGACGCCGGCGCCGCAGACGACGGCCACGCCCCGGGGCTCGGCCACACCGGCCCGCAGGATCGCGAAGGTGTCGTTGCGGACCTCCACCGTCGCGCCCCACGCGCGCGTGCGCAGCGCCGCCGCCAGCCGCTCCTCCTCCACGGGGAAGTCGGCGTTGGCGAGACACGCCGACACATGGTCGACCGAGCCGACCCCGGCCTCGGCGAACGCCTGCCGCACGACGTCCGCGAGGCCGTCGACAGCCGTGGTCACCCCGACCGTCGGCGGCTGGAACCCGCCGCCGCGCGCCGCGCCCAGCACCTCCCCGTCGGGCGCGATCACGGCGACGTCGGTCTTGCTGTTGCCGGCGTCGACGGCGAGTACGCTCCCGCGCCCGCCGTCGCTCCCGCGCACGCCTGAGGACGACTCCGCACGCCCGCCGTCGCTCCCGCGCACGCCTGAGGACGACTCCGCACGCCCGCCGTCGCTCCCGCGCACGCCTGAGGACGACTCCGCACGCCCGCCGTCGCTCCCGCGCACGCCTGAGGACGACTCCGCACGCCCGCCGTCGCTCCCGCGCACGCCCGCGTCCGAACCCGTGTGCACGCCGTCGCTCACGCCCACGCGAGGTGCTCCCGGTTGTGGGCGATCAGCCGGTCGGTGAGGGCCTCGGCGTACTCGTACTGCCCGATCAGGGGGTGGGAGAGCAGCGCCCGGAACACCCGGTCCCGCCCGCCGCGCAGGGCCGCGTCGAGGGCCAGGTCCTCGTACGCGGTCACGTTCGCCATCAGGCCCGCGTACAGCGGGTCCACGGTCGGCACCGGCAGCGGTGCCGCGCCCTGCCTGCCGACGGCGGCCTGTACCTCGATCACCGCGTCGGCGGGGAGGAACGGCAGCGTGCCGTGGTTGTAGGTGTTCACCACCTGGTACGTGCTGCCCCCGTCGCCCAGCAGCGACGCGGCCAGGTCGACGGCCGCCTCCGAGTAGAAGGCCCCACCCCGCTTGGCGAGCAGCGCGGGCTTCTCGTCGAGCGCCGGGTCGGCGTACATGTCCAGCAACTGCCGTTCCATCGCGGCGACCTCGGCCGCCCGCGACGGCTTCGTACGCAGTTCTCGTACGACCTCGTCGTGGGAGTAGTAGTAGCGCAGGTAGTAGGAGGGGACCACGCCCAGGCGGTCCAGGACGGGGCGCGGCAGGCGCAGGTCGGCGGCGATGGTGTCGCCGTGGTCGGCCAGCAGCTTCGGCAGGACGTCCTCGCCGGAGGGGCCGCCGAGGCGTACGCCGGTCTCCCAGGTGAGGTGGTTGAGGCCCACGTGGTCGAGGTGCACCTCGGCCGGGGCCACGCCGAGACGCTCGGCGAACTTCCGTTGCAGGCCGATGGCCACGTTGCACAGGCCGACCGCCCTGTGGCCGGCCTGGAGCAGGGCGCGGGTCACGATCCCCACCGGGTTGGTGAAGTCGATGATCCAGGCGTCCGGGTTCGTCCGGCGGACCCGTTCGGCGATGTCCAGGACGACCGGCACCGTGCGCAGCGCCTTCGCCAGGCCGCCCGCGCCGGTCGTCTCCTGGCCGACGCAGCCGCACTCCAGCGGCCAGGTCTCGTCCCGCTCGCGGGCGGCCTGCCCGCCGATGCGGAGCTGGAGGAGGACGGCGTCGGCGCCCTCGACGCCCCGGTCCAGGTCGCCGGTGGTGACGATCCGCCCGGGGTGGCCCTGCCGGGCGAAGATACGGCGGGCCAGCCCGCCGACCAGCTCCAGCCGGTCGGCGGCCGGATCGACGAGCACCAGCTCCTCGATCGGCAGCGTGTCCCTGAGCCGGGCGAACCCGTCGACGAGTTCGGGTGTGTAGGTCGACCCTCCGCCGACCACGCAGAGCTTCATACTTGTATCAACCCTTTACTCCGGTCAGGGTGACGCCTTCGACGAACGCCTTCTGAGCGAAGAAGAACACGAGGATCACGGGGGCCATGACCATCACGGTCGCGGCCATGGTCAGATTCCAGTCGGTGTGGTGCGCGCCCTTGAAGGACTCCAGGCCGTAACTCAGTGTCCAGGCCGCCGGGTTCTCCGAGGCGTAGATCTGCGGGCCGAAGTAGTCGTTCCAGGCGTAGAAGAACTGGAAGAGGGCGACGGCCGCGATGCCCGGCTTGGCCATCGGCAGGACGACCCGCAGCAGGGTGCGCAGTTCGCCGCAGCCGTCGACGCGGGCCGCGTCCAGGTACTCGTTCGGGATGGTCGTCAGGAACTGCCGCAGCAGGAAGATGGAGAACGCGTCACCGAACGCCATCGGGATGATCAGCGGCCACAGCGAGCCCGACAGGTCCAGCTGCTTCGCCCAGAACAGGTACATCGGGATCACGACGACCTGCGGCGGCAGCATCATCATCGAGATGACCAGCATCAACGCCAGATTACGGCCCCGGAAGCGGAACTTGGCGAGCGCGTACGCCACCGGGACCGACGACACGACGGTGAGGACGGTGCCGAGGCCCGCGTAGATCAGGGTGTTCTTCCACCAGGTCAGGAAGCCGGGGGTGTCCAGGACCTTCGTGTAGTTGCCCCACTCCCAGGTGTCCGGGACCAGATCGCGGGTGAGCGCCTGCTGGTCGCTCATCAGCGAGGTCAGGACGACGAACACGAAGGGCAGGGTGAAGAAGAGCGCGGCGGCGATGCCCAGGGAGTGGACGGCGATCCACTCCAGGAGCGCCCGGC
Encoded proteins:
- a CDS encoding vWA domain-containing protein, translated to MANFSKSNVPQFSVEVYQNEYLPEGGREVNAIVTVSATGGGTIGSAVAAPHLYSPGQGPSAAVAIMVDCSGSMDYPPTKMRNARDATAAAIDTLRDGVHFAVIDGTHVAREVYPGGGRLAVADSATRDQAKQALRRLSAGGGTAIGTWLKLADRLLASADVAIRHGILLTDGRNEHESPEDLKAALDACAGRFTCDARGVGTDWEVKEVTGIASALLGTADIVADPAALSADFTQMMEAAMGKEVADVALRLWTPVGTQIKFVKQVAPTVEELTERRSEAGPRAGDYPTGSWGDESRDYHVCVEVPAATLGQEMLAARVSLVIPQPDGTAQNLGAQGLVKAVWTDDMVASTSINPQVAHYTGQAELAQVIQQGLDARKSGDFDGATAKLGRAVQLASASGNADTAKLLAKVVDVVDAATGTVRLKAKVTEADEMTLETRSTKTVRVKK
- a CDS encoding PP2C family serine/threonine-protein phosphatase gives rise to the protein MSQMPQPTALTKCPICEWPLASDDRFCGACGHDLSALPAPPAADQPTITMNGTAGDPPDETASVAWPVASEPSSDTPPPVVRPTDIQGTDSGGGDLPGPGRGVRFDRTREPDEYPLAAPQPPDPRTTDLATPPAGTKVCVACRAGHVDRDGYCENCGHAQPRERDHMELELGAVAAVSDRGLRHHRNEDSFAISSTALPDGSPAVVAIVCDGVSSATRPDDASLAAARAANGTLLDSLPRGTHPQQAMHDAIVAASHAVNALAEEPETAQEHAPHQNAPACTIVGSIVTPSLLVVGWVGDSRAYWVPVDRSAPPARLTEDDSWAAQMVAAGLMNEAEAYADERAHAITGWLGADAYELEPHTASFKPDRPGVVVVCTDGLWNYAEAADEMAGAVPLDAAGRPLHCAQVLVGRALDGGGHDNVTVAVLPFPAPPQGAGSA
- a CDS encoding serine/threonine-protein kinase, giving the protein MSQTEESRTGEESRQQSCQRPGCSGSYEDVGGGELYCDTCGLAPVVSAGGMVSSPPTGITGGGRGSRGSGSSSSRSSRASARSSQSRRSVSGRLSRALSGKSTGRSVSVRSSGKTAGSSGRARLGVGLVQVPDVPRPDPRSMVLETAEVPERKRFCSRSDCGAPVGRARGERPGRTEGFCTKCGHPYSFVPKLHSGDIVRGQYEVVGCLAHGGLGWIYLAIDRAVSDRWVVLKGLLDTGDQDAMAAAISERRFLAEIEHSNIVRIYNFVEHLDQRTGSLDGYIVMEYVGGKSLKEIANGRRTTDGRRDPLPVEQACAYGIEALEALGHLHSRNLLYCDFKVDNAIQTEDQLKLIDMGAVRRMDDDESAIYGTVGYQAPEVADVGPSVASDLYTVARTLAVLTFDFQGYTNVFVDSLPDPDNIEVFRQYESFYRLLVRATDPDPARRFASAQEMSEQLTGVLREVVSLQTGRARPALSTIFGPEVKVTDTELFAELDGDVSRLGTRRDKAAVKNGGSPSATPAPLTVGAPSPARLTKELDTAAAALALPVPRVDPGDPNAGFLAGLIASAPTELITALHAAPSGSLELRLRELRARLEMSEFTIALATLDALERDHPDDWRVVWYRGVAALATGDHENAALSFDAIYDAFPGEPAPKLALGLCAEVLGQLDNAAEYYRLVWTTDPSFVSAAFGLARVRLTAGDRQNAVRTLESVPEASIHYTAARVAAVRARLRHRTQAAPGAVPDAPFLDDLTAAAGQVEALDGYGLDAVRREQLSTEVLGCALDWVLSGGQGAAPPAGGRVLLGSALDERGLRFGLERSYRTLARLARGGEERIDLVERANRYRPRTWV
- a CDS encoding glutamate ABC transporter substrate-binding protein; translated protein: MHAVRRLRAGLRGWGGVGAMAVLCALTVVFALVLPVSGTRGDGTTGTGGRGVARGTQARADECDTMADPQNQSLRPSSDESGTTITKIKEKGYLTIGVDQNSYRWGYRDPNNTTAGAELEGFDIDIAHHIAEEILGDPNKVRFRAIPTNQRIPAIQSGQVDMVVRTMTISCERMKEVAFSQPYFKTGQQVLAPKSSTIEGYDKTLADQRICSASGSTALDNLTADQQSGKLPTSADISSVNPPNQLDCLVRLQLGEVDAVVTDGALAASQAAQDPTVELKGEPFTTEYYGVAMNLDAKDLVRRVNQVLVDYLKDGWQDSYTRWLSATLGADSTNSRPPAPQYGD
- a CDS encoding N-acetylglucosamine kinase, producing MRGSDGGRGSVLAVDAGNSKTDVAVIAPDGEVLGAARGGGFQPPTVGVTTAVDGLADVVRQAFAEAGVGSVDHVSACLANADFPVEEERLAAALRTRAWGATVEVRNDTFAILRAGVAEPRGVAVVCGAGVNCVGMRPDGRTARFPALGRISGDWGGGWGLAEEAMWHAARAEDGRGGPTALARALPAHFGLDSMYALIEALHLEHVPAARRHELTPVLFATATAGDPVARALVDRMAEEVVAMATVALTRLDLLGEETPVLLGGGVLAARHPLLDAAVREALAAAAPKAVPRVVTAAPVLGAALLGLDHVGAPRTVHARVRTQYERG
- a CDS encoding 6-phospho-beta-glucosidase translates to MKLCVVGGGSTYTPELVDGFARLRDTLPIEELVLVDPAADRLELVGGLARRIFARQGHPGRIVTTGDLDRGVEGADAVLLQLRIGGQAARERDETWPLECGCVGQETTGAGGLAKALRTVPVVLDIAERVRRTNPDAWIIDFTNPVGIVTRALLQAGHRAVGLCNVAIGLQRKFAERLGVAPAEVHLDHVGLNHLTWETGVRLGGPSGEDVLPKLLADHGDTIAADLRLPRPVLDRLGVVPSYYLRYYYSHDEVVRELRTKPSRAAEVAAMERQLLDMYADPALDEKPALLAKRGGAFYSEAAVDLAASLLGDGGSTYQVVNTYNHGTLPFLPADAVIEVQAAVGRQGAAPLPVPTVDPLYAGLMANVTAYEDLALDAALRGGRDRVFRALLSHPLIGQYEYAEALTDRLIAHNREHLAWA